AGAGCCAGAGGGCAGGCGGCAATTGGGGCAGAGGTAAGAGGCCATATCTGGAGTTGAGGAGGGCGATGTCTCTAAGGCTTGTGCCGGGAGGAGCAGTGAGGTCAGGAGATGGAAAAGGCCTTGCAAGAGGCTGAGTgctgagaggaggaggaaagaggaccAAGGATGCCACATTTTTGGGGATGCTGCAGGGCAGAGAGGTggtgagggagggagccctcgCGGTGGAGATGAGGAACTCTGGAAGCAGACCTGGAAATTCCCAGAGGTCGGTGGGCAATCAGGGTCTTGGGCCTGGGGCCCAGGTCCACTGGGAGAGCAGCCATGGGCCACAGCCTCAGAGCTGGGTGTCACTGGTAGAAGGTgagtacttgtgtgtgtgtgaagccagGAGAGGCTGAGGTCAcccagaaaggagaaaggagcgAGTCACAGGAAACGAAAAGAGGGTGGGGCACAGAGCCGGGGCAGCGTGGGGCGAGTTGCCCAGGACCTGACACCAGATTCCGGCTTCTTGCCCTCTAAGCTCTGCCTGGGCCAAGGGGCCCCAGCCGCCCCCGCCAGGGGGATCAAGCAGGCCTAGGGCTGTTTCCCCTTGACACTGGCTTCATGAATGACTTCGGTCCCAGTAGATGATGGGCAAGTGGATCTAACCACAATCTCCGGCATTGAATGACTGAGGAAAGCTAATCCTGGGCTCCTCTTGGCCACAGGTGACAAGTACTGGGTGTTTAAGGAGGTGACGGTGGAGCCTGGATACCCCCACAGCCTGGGGGAGCTGGGCAGCTGTCTGCCCCGAGAAGGCATTGACACGGCTCTGCGCTGGGAACCTGTGGGCAAGACCTACTTTTTCAAAGGCGAGCGGTACTGGCGCTACAGCGAGGAGCGGCGGGCCACGGACCCTGGCTACCCCAAGCCCATCACCGTGTGGAAGGGCATCCCCCAGGCTCCCCAAGGGGCCTTCATCAGCAAGGAAGGATGTACGTAAGAACCCAGCCGGGTTTGGGGGGATCTGGTTTAGTGTAGGTCTCATCAGGGCCCGCCCACTGGAGGTGTACTCTCATGATATCCAGGTTTGAAAAATATCACCTGGTGGCAAAGACAACTGCCTCATATCGACCGACATTCACAGTCACTTAATCTTCTCTTAACAGCTGCCAAGTCACAATTTCTCATGTCCAGGTATCATTCACAACTGAGAGAGGCTTTCATAGACTGACTTCATTCCCTCAGGCAGCATTTCCCAAGCAGAGGTCCTCGGGAGTACTCTAGGAGTGCCTTGAGTTATCAGATCTGAAATGATGGATGTGGTGATCCAAAGGGCTTTTTCACAGGGCTTGAAGATAACAGagagaagccttttttttttttttcctaatgtataTTTTCTTAGCTTCTCCTGGTGGCAGGCTGACTCAGAGCCTCTCTCCCCACTAGACTAGAAGCTTGTCAAGAAAAAGGACTGAGGGAATGccatggtagtccagtggttagggctctgaaCTTCAatgccgagggcctgggttcaatccctggttggggtactcagaccccacaggctgtacagcacaaccaaaaagaagaagaggaggagctgGGACTTGCCAGGTGCTGAGCGCGAATCCATGAATGCCTGTTGAATTCATCTCCACTGATCTGGTCAAAAGCAGACTCTGGAGCCAACCTGGCTGGTTTCATATCCCACCTCCACTACTCAGTATGAGTTTGGGCATAGCACTTAAgtctcttcatctataaaatggggataacaatggTCCCTACTTCACAGAGCTTTGTGAGGATGAACATAAATTACGTAGAGCAGCTGGCCCGTGCCACGTACGTTTCAGCTGTTATCATCATCTTGTTGAGGATGTTTCAGTTTTTATGGAATGACAGGCATTCATTCACTCCACAGTAATTACTGAGAGCCAGGTTGTGTGGGAGGGCTGGAGATGGAGCTTGGAATGAGATGTGCATTGCATCTCTGGCTCCCAGCCTAGAGGCAGAAAAACAAGCAAGGTGGCAACAAAGGCAGTAAGAGAAAGCACGTGAGAGAGAGCATCTGAACAGAGGGCCTTGTGATAGAGGGTTGTCAGGAAGGGCTCTCCAAGGCGAAGTCTCTGGTAAGAAAGCCAGGGGCTaacggggcgggggggtgggggtgggggtggagctgCTATTTGGTGGCTCTCCCATGTAGCTGATGCTTTACACACGTGACCTTACTCTTTGGGGGAGCCTCAGAGACAGGTGACATCAGGAACCTTAGCCAATGAAAGTCCCAGCCAGGGTGAGGAGTCGGCCAATGGGAGAACGTGAGTTGCTCTCCTTCAGGACTGGCTCAGCCATAAGGCTGCTGCAGGGAGCCTTGTGGTGGCTGCCAAGCCCTGCTGCCTCCATGCCTTCCATCCCCTCCCCAAGCAGGGTCCCAGCGACCCTGCAATCTGTGTTGTGAAGTCATGTGTGCCAAGCTCCCAAAAAGGCAAGGTAATTACCAAGAGGTGGTGTCCACTGTCGACAAGAGAATTCTGGCTCCTTGTCCCCCTTGGCTCAGGCAGGAGCGGGCACAGCCCTGGAGCTAGCTGTGGAGGCAGCGCTGTCCAAGCCCTGAGTGGGGGCTGCATCTGACCCAtgttggggtggggggcctgagggGGTATGGACATAGTACAACAGGGCTGAGACCCCAGGCTGAGAAGGGTCCTTGTCtaggaaacacaaaatgaactCACCAGTTCTACCTAAAGCCCCTCAGTGGCTTCCCAGCACCTCTGAGATGACAGAGTGGGCTGGTGCGGATCTGGGTGCCTCTGCAGCTGGGCAGGTCATACTCCCTGACTAGCCACACCCTCTGCAGGGTGTGCCAGGCACTCCAGGTATTCCAACACGCTGTCCCCACCAACGCATGCGCCCACCCCCGCTTTCAGAGCTGCTCGTGGGCTCCTCTTGGGGGGGAGAGGCGGCCCCTCCTCCACACTGCCACAGCCCCTTGccattccctgctggcccagagcAGGTGCAGGAAGTGTCGGGATGGTGATGCTGGGCCGTGTTTCTGCAGATTACACCTACTTCTATAAGGGCCGGGACTACTGGAAGTTTGACAACCAGAAGCTGAGCGTGGAGCCAGGCTACCCGCGCAACATCCTGCGGGACTGGATGGGCTGCAACCAGAAGGAGGCGGAGCGGCGCAAGGAGCGGAGGCTGCCCCAGGACGACGTGGACATCATGGTGACCATCAACGACGTGCCGGGCTCTGTCAACGCGGTGGCCGTGGTTATACCCTGCATCCTGTCCCTCTGCATCCTGGTGCTGGTCTACACCATCTTCCAGTTCAAGAACAAGGCGGGCCCTCAGCCTGTCACCTACTATAAGCGGCCAGTCCAGGAGTGGGTGTGAGCAGCCCAGAGCCCTCTTTGTCCACTCAGTCTGGCTGGCCAGGCCCTTCCTCACCAGGGTCTGGGGGGCAGCTCTGGCCACTGCCCATCGGGGCCAGCAGGGCCCTAGGCCAGGGGTCACGTAGCTGAAGTGGTGGTGCATTGGCCTGGGCTGAACATGGGGCAGGGAGTGATGGCGGCTGTGCCCCAGGGTGGGTGCCTGGCACCCAGCTGCCAGCCTTCTGTCCTGGGTAACTGCTTCCTACTCCAAGGAACAGGCCAGGCCCCGTCAGGAGGCAGGGCCCATGCCAGGAGGAGGCCCTGTGGTCACTGCGCCCCGTGGGGTCCATGGGGCACTACGGCGCTGTACCTGGCTGGACCCAGCACCTTCTGTGGGAAGCCAGCACAGCCCTCGGCCCCATCTGGGAGATGCCACCAGTCCTGGTCCCCctttgccaacacctgctggtcagatgtccccccaccccacccccactgccctccACGGCTACAGGACCCCTGCCGCCGACACAGTGGGCAGCAAGCCTGGGTTTCCCCTGCTGGTCACAGCAGACCCCTCAGGAAACCTGCTCCACAAGTCAGGGTCTCCTCTTAGGGTCACGTGCTGCAGGCAGGGCTGTGGCCCAGCTGGGTCTGACAAGGACCCAGCTGTCACATCGTGAATATTTCAGTGTCCTGTCACTATTGTTTAAAGTCCCATTTTGCAAAGGCTGCTTGAGGCTTTAGGTGAATTAGCGGTGACTGTCTTGGCAAGGCCAGCCCTCCCCCCAGCGATAAGGACAAAGGTGCTGTTAAGGCCCCTCCAGTGCCCCAACACCCCAGGAGCCGGGCCCTGATGATGAAGCTACAGGGTGGGAGCAGGAGCTGATCCCTCTCTGGAGGCTGATTTAAGTTTGTAGCTGTCCTCTACTCTCCCGCCTCTCTCACCATCCCCCAAGTCCCTGCCCTGCTCCAGCCTGTCGCCTGTGGCCTGAGAGCTCAGCCTGATGGGTTAGGTGAGACAGAAATGACTCCAGGCCAACACTCTCATGACCCTGGGGGAAGGGGCCCAGGGCAGTCTTCTGAAATGCTCAGAGCCCGCACCCCTAGGTGCCCTGAGACCAACTCAATTTCTCAGCCCAGAAGCAGTGTTTATACCATGAGCTTGGCCCCTGCTAACCCAGCTCTCTAGGCCCACCACCCTGCACTGCTCTTTGGAAAAGGGCACCCATAACTGGTAACAGCCCCCAGCCTAGGGGCCcgcccttcactgtctctggcAGGAATTCCTAGGGCTTGGCTTGCCTCACATCAACCCAGGAAGAGGCAGACCTGCTTGTCGCTAAGGAGTCAGAGGCAGGACCAGTGGGCTCAATGATGTCCACAGGCTCTCTGCCAAATCCATGAGGAGATGTCAGTCTTTGGGGGTGCTGGCAGAGCCTCTGAGCTTGCACAGGCCTTGCCCCCAACCCTGTGGCCTCTGAGCTTTGGGTCTGCTTAACCTGTAGCAGACAGGGCCTCTGGGAGCCATCTTGAGCAAAATCTCTTTTGTCCCAGAGACACCTATATGGGTCCACTGTGTTCCATCGtcatccttgttttttttttttttttttctctcattttggtcAAGGGCGGGCtccctggggtgggtggggaacaACTGCGGAGATATTAGTGATTCATAGGTTTGTACAGTGTTTTATACTTTGCAAAGCACTTTATTAGCTCACCTGTCCACTCACATGTAATTCATGTAGTCCTTGGGAGGCCAAGGATAACTCTCACTGTGCCCTCAAACAAAGCACAGAGAGGCTGTTACTTGCCCAGGCCATTTAGTGGGCTTGCTGGGCATTGGGTCCCCACCTGTGGACCCCTCCAGGGTCCAAGACGAGATCAGAAGTGTCTCTTTTATCCATCTTTCCTCggcctcccttcccccttccctggtCCCTCTCCACTCCTCAGGTTGGTGCTCTCACTTCTCGAAAGCTCtaggccccccaggctccccactGGCTCCTGGTACTACTGAGGTCAGCTGAGAAAGAGCAGGAGATGGAGGCAGGCAGCCCAGGCTGCAGATGTGAGGgacgcagggccaggcccagaGAGGGCTCAGCCTGGAGGTTTCCAGTCATGGATTCTCCTGCCTTGGGGTCATCTGTTTGTCCATCAACCCAGGACAGGGCAGACAGACAGAGGGGCAAAGCACTGGGGACCCCAGAGCCCAGCTTCCCCACAGTCTGGGGAACATCACAGCATTTCAGTGTCAGTCACATTTTAAACTGATCAGCCTTTgtataatgttttttaaatcatttctaaataaaacaaaaatacagagtGTGTCATTTCCCTGGGCTGTCGGAACAGGGATCAGGTTCTGAGTGGCCTGAAGAAGCTTCTGGGAGACAGGATGCTTTGGGGTGTCTGGGAGCTGCCCAACGCATCTCATCTGCCAGCCCCCAAAATCAGATGCCCTCTCTCTCCAAAAGGCTGGCCCTGGAGGCCCTCTGTAACTGGGTTCCCAGCGATACAACCGGATAATGCCAGGGTGGCCACCCAAGATGGCACCTCTCCCAGGAGAGGTATGGATGGGCAGGGTCACTGCGGCAAGGTCTTTTCTGAAGTCAAAACACAAGGTGCTATGACCAGGACAAAAGCAAGAGCCCAGTTCTTGGTGATAGCGAAaaatgaggtgaggtgaggtcaGTAGCCTTGGGGTCTTCTTACCAAGAGTCCTGACCTGGTTCTGGAAGCCAGTGACGAGAAGGCTGCCCCAGGACCCAGACGGCCAGAGAAACTGTGGGGTGGGCAAGAACACGAAAATCTGAGCTAGTCTGGGTGCAGGCTAAGGAGCGAACAAATCCAGGGTAGCGGGAGGGGCCGGAGGAAAGACAGCGCCCCGGGGCGAGGCTGCAGAGGCGGCTTCCTTCCAGTTCCCCTCGACTCCCCGACTCTCCGAGCGCCTCCAGGGTGGGCGAAGGTGGGGAGACAAGGGCCCGACCAGGAGAAGCGAACTGGACGACAGGAGGCGGCGGGCGCTAACTGCGGAGGGCGGCGAGTCAGTACCAGGAGGTGCAGGCGATGAGGAAGCGCACGTCGTCCAGCGGCCCCCAGGGGCTGGGCTCTGGCCGGGGCCGAGCAGGGTCCTCCGGCGCCGCAGGCTGGGGTTGGGGATGCGGCTGGGGCTGCGGCGGCTCCGTGGAGCCCTGGCCACCGCTCAGCTGAGCGCCCATGTTCTGCAGGAGGACAGGCCCGTCAGGTACGGGGCCGGCTGCACACCACCCCTGACCCGCCCCACCCCTCTGGGGCCCGCCCCTCACCTCGCAACGCCGGAGCCGCGGGTCGGAACCGTCCCAGCGCGGGTCTGCGCTCGCCGCTCGCCAGCGAGGCAGCGTCCGGAGGCACTGGCGTCCTGACGTCACGGCGCACGAACCACGCCCCCTAAGCGCCTGGGAAGGTTTCagggcgcgggggcggggcccaGCATACCCGACCCCACCCACCAACAACCGGCCACGCCTGCCCCCAAGTCCCGGGGCCCCGCCCCACTCGCAACTCGGAGATCCGCCCCAACTACCCACGCCTCTTCAAGCCTGGCGCCACACGCACCGAAGAGTCTGAGACTGTCCAGGGCACCTAGCAGCCAGGCCAACAACCTCCATCCACCACTGCGGGTCAAGGAGGACAAGGCTGCCCTGTGGCCAGGTGCCCCAAAGCCCTTCAGGATCCTCATACTGGCGTAGGGGAGAGCTGAAACAgacattctttgaagccaaaacaATAAGGCTGAAGTCGTGTGGGAAACGGTAGTATAATGGagtgtttctttctcttgccCTGGGATGAAGCTAATGATGGGGGGGCATGTAAAACTAAGGGGTGTGTGCATCCTGCTCCACCTTCCCCCTGGAACAATGATGAGGGGGCTGAGTACACGTTGAAATCCCCAAATAACACATTCAGAATGGCCAGAGGAAGTTGTCCTTTAATGGGGTGGCACAGACAACAGAGCTCTCAGCCAGAAGCCATACGACCTGCCAGCCAGCATGACGTGGCACATTTCTGCAGTAACTATAAATTCAGGAGATGGGCACAGATGAAGAAAGGCTGGGCATACAGCCACGAGTCCAGGTGAGTTCTCTGCCACTGCCCTGCCAGCATTCAGGACAGACTGGGTGGAACACTGAGAGGGAGCCAAAGTCCGAGCCGGGACCAGTATGGAAGGTGACTCAGGTGaggctggagagagaaaaaggagtgtTGTCAGTAGGTGTCAGAGCACAGCTCACCCTCCACGCTCAAGGTGCTTgcctccaccctcaccccaggACCTCTGCTCCAGCTCTGCCCTGAAGAGCCCCTTGCAGATTCCACCACTGCCACAAGTAACAATCCAGTCCAGGACTCTCAGTGCTTAAAAAGGAACAGTAACTCCTTCTCCACTGAAGCAGGTGAACTCAAAATAACTTATTCAAATTGCTAATCATGATCAGAGCCTCACAGGTCAAGTCCAACAGACCAAATCAGACAAGGGAAGGGTGGGGGATGCTCAGAGAGGGAAGAGACACGACTAGGTCACAAATCCTCTAGTGGCACGACTGGAGCCAGAACATTCTTCCTGGAGGTGATAATCATTTGCATGATTGTAAAAGCCTGctcacagcttatgggatcttggttccccgaccagagactgaactcaggccttcagcagtgaaagcagtgagtcctaaccactgggcttccagggaacTGCCTGAAGTACACATTTCTCATCCCTTATCTGACACCGTCCTTGTGAGGTCTCATGGGCACCTCAAATTCAACAGGTTCAAAGCCAAAGGAGGCTAATGAGTTTGTCTCTGCTTTATCAatacccattttttttaaaaaatagtaactaCAATGCTGACCAGTGCTGCTGCCTGTAGGCAGTTCTGCCTGGCAGTTTCTGAAGTTTTTCCATTAAATACAACATTGGTGTAGTTTTTTTTAGTAGGTAACAATGAtcaggttgaagctgaaactccaaagttttggccacctgatgcgaagaactgactcattggaaaagaccctgatgctgggaaagcttgaagacaggagaagaagaggacgacagaggatgagatggttggatggcatcaccgactcgatggacatgagtttgagcaagctccaggagttgatgatggacagggaagcctggcatgccgcagtccatggggtcgcgaagagttggacacgactaagcaactgaattgaCCTGAATTATCAGGTTACAGAAATTTCTTTCTGTTCTCAGTTGCTAAGAAgtttctctgttttgttctttaattAAATGGTTAATTGTGGAAGTACTGTTTTCTTTATGAGGGTCAATGTTCCAAAAGGGGAGGGAGGGTATATTTTACTCATCACCACATCATTATTGTCTGATA
This portion of the Ovis canadensis isolate MfBH-ARS-UI-01 breed Bighorn chromosome 13, ARS-UI_OviCan_v2, whole genome shotgun sequence genome encodes:
- the MMP24OS gene encoding protein MMP24OS, with product MGAQLSGGQGSTEPPQPQPHPQPQPAAPEDPARPRPEPSPWGPLDDVRFLIACTSWY